The proteins below are encoded in one region of Triticum aestivum cultivar Chinese Spring chromosome 1B, IWGSC CS RefSeq v2.1, whole genome shotgun sequence:
- the LOC123116067 gene encoding uncharacterized protein has translation MQENWMSRWRGKPPRLAAALHRNVHLQDFTTAMDKRRLKLGQTTMSGANRGFYYCYGQKKAQARKDNNVRSQPRGDSREREESCASAPGSEAARRRRGRGATLPWSRATRGSGVAAEEGGDPPPLHLTIRQEPLWMILSIRVLCIFESVVQWQKLARGYLKLV, from the exons ATGCAGGAGAACTGGATGAGCAGGTGGCGAGGGAAGCCGCCACGGCTAGCGGCGGCGCTGCACAGGAACGTCCACCTCCAG GATTTTACTACTGCTATGGACAAAAGAAGGCTAAAGCTGGGACAGACAACAATGTCAGGAGCCAACCGAG GATTTTACTACTGCTATGGACAAAAGAAGGCTCAAGCTAGGAAAGACAACAATGTCAGGAGCCAACCGAG GGGAGACTCCAGGGAGAGAGAGGAAAGCTGTGCAAGTGCCCCTGGAAGCGAGGCAGCTCGGCGGCGTCGTGGAAGAGGAGCTACGCTTCCATGGAGTAGAGCGACGAGGGGCTCCGGTGTCGCTGCAGAGGAGGGAGGAGATCCGCCGCCACTGCACCTGACAATTCGACAGGAACCTCTCTGGATGATTCTGTC AATTCGGGTGTTATGCATTTTTGAAAGTGTTGTGCAATGGCAGAAATTGGCAAGAGGATACCTCAAGTTGGTATGA